Proteins from a genomic interval of Polaribacter sejongensis:
- a CDS encoding alpha-ketoacid dehydrogenase subunit alpha/beta has protein sequence MLQETPIDNKQKLSFQDFKTEVLNDYKIAKISRECSLLGRREVLTGKAKFGIFGDGKEVPQLAMAKAFKLGDFRSGYYRDQTFMMAIGELTPQQFFAGLYAHTDIKAEPMSAGRQMGGHFTTHSLNEDGSWKDLTKQYNSSADISPTAGQMPRLLGLAQASKIYRTEKSVQHKSKFSINGNEVAWGTIGNASTSEGLFFETINAAGVLQVPMLMSVWDDEYGISVHAKHQTTKESISEILKGFQRDNNHNGYEIFVVNGWDYVQLVDTYNKAAKIAREEHVPILIHVKELTQPQGHSTSGSHERYKDKKRLNWEKEHDCITKMRNWILDFELETESGETLRFVESEEDLIILEKQAKKEVLSAKRNAWNTFINEIKTEVNTACQLLDKVAEKSKNSSFINKHKKDLISIIEPSRKDVLSATRKTLRYLSDENFAEKILLQNFIKNAIKSASEKFSSYLYSETNLSALNVPEKKPVYSDSKTLVDARIIMRDNFDAILKKHPEVIIFGEDAGFIGDVNQGLEGLQEKYGEIRVADTGIREATIIGQGIGLAMRGLRPIAEIQYLDYLLYALQIMSDDLATLHYRTFGKQKAPLIIRTRGHRLEGIWHAGSPMGGIINNVRGIHVLVPRNMTKAAGFYNTLLEGDEPALVIECLNGYRLKEELPVNLGDYKTQIGVVETVKEGTDLTVVSYGSTLRIVEEVAKELLQADINIEIIDAQSLLPFDLNHDCVKSLEKTNKLLIIDEDLPGGASAYLLQEIVENQNGYMFLDSKPATLTAKEHRTAYGTDGDYFSKPSAEDIYEKIYEIMNDANPNKHKSLY, from the coding sequence ATGTTGCAAGAAACACCTATAGATAATAAACAAAAACTATCTTTTCAAGACTTTAAAACAGAAGTTTTAAATGATTATAAAATAGCTAAAATTAGTAGAGAGTGCAGTTTATTAGGCCGTAGAGAAGTTTTAACAGGTAAGGCTAAATTCGGTATTTTTGGTGACGGAAAAGAAGTTCCGCAACTAGCAATGGCTAAAGCATTTAAGTTAGGCGATTTTAGATCTGGTTACTACAGAGACCAAACTTTTATGATGGCTATCGGAGAGTTAACTCCACAACAATTCTTTGCAGGTTTATATGCACACACAGATATAAAAGCAGAACCTATGTCCGCCGGAAGGCAAATGGGTGGTCATTTTACAACACACAGTTTAAATGAAGATGGCAGCTGGAAAGACTTAACAAAACAATACAACTCTAGTGCAGATATTTCACCTACAGCGGGTCAAATGCCACGTTTATTAGGTTTAGCACAAGCTTCTAAAATATACAGAACAGAAAAAAGCGTACAACATAAATCTAAATTTTCCATAAACGGAAATGAAGTTGCTTGGGGTACTATTGGTAATGCTAGTACTAGTGAAGGTTTATTTTTTGAAACCATAAACGCAGCAGGTGTTTTACAAGTACCTATGCTAATGAGTGTTTGGGATGATGAATACGGAATCTCTGTTCACGCGAAACATCAAACTACAAAAGAAAGTATATCAGAAATTTTAAAAGGTTTTCAGAGAGACAATAATCATAATGGTTATGAAATTTTTGTGGTAAACGGTTGGGATTACGTACAATTGGTAGACACTTATAATAAAGCTGCAAAAATTGCTAGAGAAGAACACGTACCTATTTTAATTCATGTAAAAGAATTAACACAACCACAAGGTCATTCTACTTCTGGATCTCACGAAAGATATAAAGATAAAAAAAGACTAAACTGGGAAAAAGAACACGATTGCATTACAAAAATGCGAAATTGGATTTTAGACTTCGAATTAGAAACTGAATCAGGAGAAACTTTACGCTTTGTAGAATCTGAAGAAGATCTTATTATTTTAGAAAAGCAAGCAAAAAAAGAAGTTTTAAGTGCAAAAAGAAATGCTTGGAACACTTTTATTAATGAAATAAAAACAGAAGTAAATACTGCCTGTCAATTATTAGACAAAGTTGCTGAAAAGAGCAAGAACAGTAGCTTTATCAACAAACATAAAAAAGATTTAATTTCTATTATAGAACCTAGTAGAAAAGATGTTTTATCTGCAACTAGAAAAACACTACGATATTTAAGTGATGAAAATTTTGCTGAAAAAATATTACTTCAAAATTTTATAAAAAACGCTATAAAAAGTGCCTCTGAAAAATTTTCTTCATATCTATATAGTGAAACAAACCTTAGTGCATTAAACGTTCCTGAAAAGAAACCTGTATATTCTGATAGTAAAACATTGGTAGATGCACGGATAATTATGAGAGATAATTTTGATGCTATTCTTAAAAAACATCCAGAAGTAATTATTTTTGGTGAAGATGCTGGTTTTATTGGTGATGTAAACCAAGGATTAGAAGGTCTTCAAGAAAAATATGGTGAAATAAGAGTTGCAGATACAGGAATTAGAGAAGCAACAATAATAGGACAAGGTATTGGTTTAGCAATGCGTGGCCTACGCCCTATCGCAGAAATACAATATTTAGATTATTTGTTGTACGCTTTACAAATAATGAGCGACGATTTAGCAACCCTACATTACAGAACTTTCGGTAAACAAAAAGCGCCTTTAATTATTAGAACCCGTGGTCACAGACTAGAAGGTATTTGGCACGCAGGCTCTCCAATGGGCGGAATTATAAATAATGTTAGAGGAATTCATGTCTTAGTACCTAGAAACATGACAAAAGCAGCTGGTTTTTACAATACTTTACTAGAAGGTGATGAGCCTGCATTAGTAATAGAATGTTTAAACGGTTACCGATTAAAAGAGGAATTGCCTGTAAATTTAGGTGACTACAAAACACAAATAGGTGTTGTAGAAACTGTAAAAGAAGGTACAGACTTAACAGTTGTTTCTTACGGGTCTACCTTAAGAATTGTAGAAGAAGTAGCTAAAGAATTACTACAAGCAGATATTAACATAGAAATTATAGACGCACAAAGTTTACTACCTTTCGACTTGAATCATGATTGTGTAAAAAGCTTAGAAAAAACAAATAAGTTATTAATCATTGATGAAGATTTACCTGGTGGAGCTTCTGCTTATCTTCTCCAAGAAATTGTAGAAAACCAAAATGGTTACATGTTTTTAGATAGCAAACCTGCAACTTTAACAGCTAAAGAACATAGAACAGCTTACGGTACAGACGGAGATTATTTTTCTAAACCATCTGCAGAGGATATTTATGAGAAAATCTATGAAATTATGAATGATGCAAATCCTAATAAACATAAAAGTTTGTATTAA
- a CDS encoding zinc-dependent metalloprotease: MKKTLLLLLLSLFTISSSLEAQRKSKDKKKENSEAKTSKAKTPKYSDFINKDTKTDEGLFKVHFDKDKFIYEIPKSYLGKEMLLVTRLRDIPAGLGGGYVNAGSKINTQVVVWEKYKNKVLLKVKSYNAVANDSLPIFKSVEANNLEPIIYSFDIKTQNSDSTAVLVDVTKFFSSDVKAISGLSSRFRKTYKVKRLDADRSFVSSIKSYPENVEVVQNFTFDADAPPSNRNTNTITMRVNQSMILLPENPMMPRISDKRVGYFSLENVDYSSEALKADEKRYIKRWRLEPKDVEAYNRGELVEPKKQIVYYLDPATPEKLRKYIKQGVDDWAKVFETAGFKNAIIAKMPPTKEEDPEFSMEDARYSSIRYVASTTRNATGPSVADPRSGEILESDIIWYHNHLRSYRNRYLLETGAANPSARTLDTPAEDIGEMMRMVISHEVGHALGLPHNMAASYAYPVDSLRSGSFTQKYGIAATIMDYARYNYVAQPGDKDVRFVRQLGPYDHYAINWGYRVVPNANTPEDEVKTLDTWIEDKADNPIYRFGGQRFDPSAQTEGIGNDQVKASTYGVKNLKIVAKNLPSWTSDQTNNYQDLSELYGELLSVWGRYSGHVVGNIGGVFEYNKKPSQSGNVYVPVTKAKQKESMAWLQANVFKTQNWLLDKDILNKIEETGYTDKLASYQNRFLGTLLNYRTLNRMIEAEVIQDEFYAASDMVKDLRKGIFSETNATKNVDLQRRTLQKSFIEKMKNLMDNEESKNNDISSIVRGELEALKNQVNTASKRAVNTITKYHYKDCYAKINEILNPKK; the protein is encoded by the coding sequence ATGAAGAAAACACTACTTTTATTATTACTCTCTCTTTTTACAATTTCTAGTTCTCTTGAAGCTCAACGAAAATCAAAAGATAAAAAGAAAGAAAATTCAGAAGCTAAAACAAGCAAAGCAAAAACCCCAAAATATTCAGATTTCATAAACAAAGACACAAAAACTGACGAAGGCTTATTTAAAGTTCACTTTGATAAAGATAAATTTATCTACGAAATTCCTAAATCTTACTTAGGCAAAGAAATGTTGTTAGTTACTAGACTAAGAGATATACCAGCGGGCTTAGGTGGTGGTTATGTAAATGCAGGTTCTAAAATTAACACACAAGTTGTTGTTTGGGAAAAATATAAAAATAAAGTTTTACTAAAAGTAAAATCTTACAACGCAGTTGCAAACGATTCTTTACCGATTTTTAAATCGGTAGAAGCTAATAATTTAGAACCAATTATATATTCTTTTGATATTAAAACTCAAAATTCAGATTCTACAGCTGTTTTAGTTGATGTTACTAAATTCTTTTCTTCTGATGTAAAAGCAATATCAGGATTATCTTCAAGATTTAGAAAAACATATAAAGTAAAAAGATTAGATGCAGATAGAAGTTTTGTTAGTAGCATTAAAAGTTACCCTGAAAATGTTGAAGTAGTTCAGAATTTTACATTTGACGCAGATGCTCCACCAAGTAATCGAAATACAAACACAATTACAATGCGTGTGAATCAATCTATGATTTTACTGCCAGAAAACCCAATGATGCCTAGAATTTCAGACAAAAGAGTTGGTTATTTTTCTCTTGAAAATGTAGATTATAGTTCAGAGGCATTAAAAGCAGATGAAAAAAGATATATTAAACGCTGGAGATTAGAACCTAAAGATGTTGAAGCATATAACCGTGGAGAATTAGTAGAACCAAAAAAACAAATTGTTTATTATTTAGATCCTGCAACACCAGAAAAACTAAGAAAATACATAAAACAAGGAGTTGATGATTGGGCAAAGGTTTTTGAAACTGCAGGTTTTAAAAATGCTATTATAGCAAAAATGCCACCAACAAAAGAAGAAGACCCAGAGTTTAGTATGGAAGATGCTCGTTATTCTTCTATTAGATATGTAGCAAGTACTACAAGAAATGCAACCGGACCAAGTGTTGCAGATCCAAGATCTGGAGAAATATTAGAAAGTGATATTATTTGGTATCACAATCATCTACGTTCTTATAGAAATAGATATTTATTAGAAACCGGAGCAGCAAATCCGTCTGCAAGAACTTTAGACACGCCTGCAGAAGATATTGGAGAAATGATGCGTATGGTAATTTCTCACGAAGTTGGTCACGCTTTAGGTTTACCTCACAACATGGCAGCAAGTTATGCGTATCCTGTAGATTCTTTACGCTCTGGAAGTTTTACTCAGAAGTACGGAATTGCAGCTACAATTATGGATTACGCACGTTACAATTACGTTGCACAACCTGGTGATAAAGATGTAAGATTTGTTAGACAATTGGGGCCTTATGATCATTATGCAATTAATTGGGGATACAGAGTTGTGCCAAATGCAAATACTCCAGAAGACGAAGTAAAAACTTTAGATACATGGATTGAAGATAAAGCGGATAACCCAATTTATAGATTTGGTGGACAACGTTTTGATCCTTCGGCACAAACTGAAGGAATTGGAAACGACCAAGTAAAAGCAAGTACTTACGGAGTTAAAAACTTAAAAATTGTAGCTAAAAATCTTCCAAGTTGGACATCAGATCAAACAAACAATTACCAAGATTTAAGTGAATTATACGGAGAGTTACTAAGCGTTTGGGGAAGATATTCTGGACACGTTGTTGGTAATATTGGTGGTGTTTTTGAATATAATAAAAAACCTTCTCAGTCTGGAAATGTTTATGTACCCGTTACAAAAGCAAAACAAAAAGAATCAATGGCTTGGTTACAAGCAAATGTTTTTAAAACTCAAAATTGGTTACTTGATAAAGATATTTTAAACAAGATTGAAGAAACTGGTTATACAGACAAACTTGCAAGTTATCAAAATAGATTTTTAGGCACTTTATTAAATTACCGTACATTAAACAGAATGATAGAAGCAGAAGTAATTCAAGATGAATTTTATGCAGCATCAGACATGGTTAAAGATTTAAGAAAAGGTATTTTTTCTGAGACAAATGCAACTAAAAACGTTGACTTACAAAGAAGAACTCTTCAAAAATCATTTATTGAAAAAATGAAGAATTTAATGGATAATGAAGAATCAAAGAATAACGACATCTCTTCTATTGTAAGAGGAGAATTAGAAGCTTTAAAAAACCAAGTAAATACAGCAAGTAAAAGAGCTGTAAACACAATTACAAAATATCATTACAAAGATTGTTATGCTAAAATTAATGAAATCTTAAATCCTAAGAAATAA
- a CDS encoding DUF2851 family protein, translating into MNEDFLHYVWKYQLFSVHDLKTMTNEDVSILKVGIHNYNSGPDFLNAQLKIEDQLWVGNVEIHLKSSDWYAHHHEIDENYDAVILHVVWEDDATVYMKNNKPLPVLVLKDFVLASALNNYRNLFSTKQNWIPCEKEISTVDNFTIDNWKERLFFERLERKSIEMNQVLLDNQNDFEAVLFQLLAKNFGLKVNGEVFFSLATSFDFSILRKVRLDETQLAALFFGQAGFLKEVIEDEYHQQLKITYSYLRHKYNLEPIANVQFSFFRMRPPNFPTIRIAQLIALYHLHQNLFSKMMQIETLKGFYELFETDVHPFWKTHYTFDTISKLYPKKLTKSFVDLLLINTIIPLKFLYQKNRGEVNEMEFLKILKKIKSEKNSIISKFDEIGVQSKNAYETQSLLELKNNYCAKKRCLQCAIGVRLLSEK; encoded by the coding sequence ATGAATGAGGATTTTCTTCATTATGTATGGAAATATCAATTGTTTTCTGTTCACGATTTAAAAACAATGACTAACGAAGATGTTTCTATTTTAAAAGTTGGAATTCATAATTATAACTCAGGTCCAGATTTTTTGAACGCGCAACTTAAAATTGAGGATCAATTGTGGGTTGGCAATGTAGAGATTCACTTAAAATCGTCTGATTGGTATGCACATCATCATGAAATTGATGAAAATTATGATGCCGTTATTTTACATGTAGTTTGGGAAGATGATGCTACTGTTTATATGAAAAACAACAAACCTTTGCCTGTTTTGGTTTTAAAAGATTTTGTTCTTGCATCTGCCTTAAATAACTATCGGAACTTATTTTCTACCAAGCAAAATTGGATTCCTTGTGAAAAAGAAATTAGTACAGTAGATAATTTTACGATTGATAATTGGAAAGAACGATTGTTTTTTGAACGGTTAGAACGAAAATCGATTGAAATGAATCAAGTTTTGTTGGACAATCAAAACGATTTTGAAGCAGTTCTATTTCAATTATTAGCCAAAAACTTTGGATTAAAAGTAAATGGAGAAGTCTTTTTTAGCTTAGCAACTTCTTTTGATTTCTCAATTCTTAGAAAAGTAAGGTTAGATGAAACGCAATTAGCAGCTTTGTTCTTTGGGCAAGCAGGATTTTTAAAGGAAGTTATAGAAGACGAATATCATCAACAATTAAAAATAACGTACAGTTATTTGCGGCATAAATATAACTTAGAACCGATAGCAAATGTGCAGTTTTCTTTTTTTAGAATGAGACCACCAAATTTTCCTACTATTCGTATTGCCCAATTAATTGCTTTGTATCATTTACATCAAAATTTATTTTCTAAAATGATGCAAATAGAAACCTTAAAAGGATTTTATGAGTTGTTTGAAACTGATGTTCATCCGTTTTGGAAAACACATTATACATTTGATACAATTTCAAAACTATATCCTAAAAAGTTGACAAAATCCTTTGTAGATTTATTATTGATCAACACTATTATTCCTCTAAAATTTTTATATCAAAAAAATAGGGGAGAAGTGAATGAAATGGAATTTTTAAAGATTCTTAAAAAAATAAAATCAGAAAAAAATAGTATTATTTCTAAGTTTGATGAAATTGGAGTTCAATCTAAAAATGCTTATGAAACACAGTCTTTATTAGAGCTTAAAAATAACTATTGCGCAAAGAAACGATGTTTACAGTGCGCAATAGGAGTTCGGTTGTTAAGCGAAAAATAA
- a CDS encoding NAD(P)H-dependent oxidoreductase, whose product MNIIDSLKWRYAVKKFDSEKQLSEVQINTLKEAFNLTASSYGLQPLKLVVIKNKEIQKELVSHSWNQAQIVDASHVLVICIPKNYTSSEVENYFTLVQKIRKTPNEIIKPFKEFLTADIDKKTQEELTVWNKNQAYIALGNLMTVCAVERIDACPMEGFIPDKYDEILNLTAQNLQSVLVLPIGFRADDCYMKDLTKVRKDLTETIVEIL is encoded by the coding sequence ATGAATATTATAGATAGTTTAAAATGGCGTTATGCCGTTAAAAAATTTGATTCAGAAAAGCAACTTTCAGAAGTTCAAATAAACACCTTAAAAGAAGCTTTTAACTTAACGGCAAGTTCTTACGGATTACAACCTTTAAAGTTGGTTGTAATTAAAAATAAAGAAATTCAAAAAGAACTAGTTTCACATTCTTGGAACCAAGCACAAATAGTAGATGCTTCTCATGTTTTGGTTATTTGCATCCCTAAAAACTATACAAGTTCAGAAGTAGAAAACTACTTTACATTGGTACAGAAAATTAGAAAGACTCCTAATGAAATTATAAAACCTTTTAAAGAATTTCTAACCGCTGATATTGATAAAAAAACACAAGAAGAATTAACGGTATGGAATAAAAACCAAGCATATATTGCACTTGGTAATCTAATGACAGTTTGTGCCGTAGAAAGAATAGATGCCTGCCCAATGGAAGGCTTTATTCCTGATAAATACGACGAAATTCTAAATTTAACCGCTCAAAATTTACAATCTGTATTAGTACTTCCTATTGGTTTTAGGGCCGACGATTGCTACATGAAAGATTTAACAAAAGTTAGAAAAGACTTAACAGAAACTATAGTAGAAATATTGTAA
- a CDS encoding aminoacyl-histidine dipeptidase — MSKAVRNLEPKIVWNHFADLNAVPRPSKKEERVIQFMVDFGKKLNLETFVDKVGNVIIKKPATKGLENRKTVVLQSHLDMVHQKNSATVFDFDKEGIKMLIEGDWVTADGTTLGADNGLGVAAIMAIFSSEDLEHPNLEALFTIDEETGMTGAMGLEGGILEGEILLNLDTEEDDEIGMGCAGGVDVTATRSYAEEDISENATAYSITVKGLNGGHSGMDIIKELGNANKIMNRLLFDGFTNFGLQISEINGGSLRNAIPRESTAIVTVDIISKEAFLLETNLLINNIKEEFSTIEPNLAVDIQETTLPNKIMELGVQEGLLKSIYAAHNGVYRMSPDIKGLVETSNNIARVIVKDGSIKIGCLTRSSSESNKLDLANSLKSAFELSGFDVDLSGEYPGWQPNVNSAILDVVSNLYETLHGEKADVAACHAGLECGILGQNYPEMDMVSFGPTIRGAHSPDEKASISSTQKFWKFLIEILKNIPQK; from the coding sequence ATGAGTAAAGCAGTAAGAAATTTAGAACCTAAAATTGTTTGGAATCACTTTGCAGATTTAAATGCAGTGCCGCGTCCTTCTAAAAAAGAAGAACGTGTAATTCAGTTCATGGTAGATTTTGGTAAGAAATTAAACCTGGAAACTTTTGTAGATAAAGTTGGAAATGTAATTATTAAAAAACCAGCTACAAAAGGTTTAGAAAACAGAAAAACTGTTGTTTTACAGAGTCATTTAGATATGGTTCATCAAAAAAACTCAGCTACTGTTTTCGATTTCGATAAGGAAGGTATTAAAATGCTAATTGAAGGAGATTGGGTTACTGCAGACGGAACAACATTAGGTGCAGATAACGGTTTAGGAGTTGCAGCAATTATGGCTATTTTTTCTTCTGAAGATCTTGAACACCCAAACCTAGAAGCGCTTTTTACGATTGATGAAGAAACAGGTATGACTGGTGCAATGGGTCTTGAAGGTGGAATTTTAGAAGGAGAAATTCTTTTAAACTTAGATACAGAAGAAGATGATGAAATTGGTATGGGTTGTGCTGGTGGTGTAGATGTTACTGCTACAAGAAGTTATGCAGAAGAAGATATTTCTGAAAATGCTACCGCTTATTCAATTACTGTAAAAGGTTTAAATGGCGGACATTCTGGAATGGATATCATTAAAGAATTAGGAAACGCAAACAAAATTATGAACCGTTTATTATTTGATGGTTTTACCAATTTTGGTTTACAAATATCTGAAATAAATGGAGGTAGTTTACGTAACGCAATTCCTAGAGAAAGTACTGCAATTGTAACTGTAGACATCATTTCTAAAGAAGCTTTTCTTTTAGAAACCAATTTACTTATCAACAATATAAAAGAAGAGTTCTCAACAATAGAACCTAACTTAGCAGTTGACATTCAAGAAACTACACTTCCAAATAAAATTATGGAATTGGGCGTTCAAGAAGGTTTATTAAAGTCTATTTACGCTGCTCATAACGGAGTTTATAGAATGAGTCCGGATATTAAAGGATTGGTGGAAACCTCTAATAATATTGCCAGAGTAATTGTAAAAGATGGAAGCATAAAAATTGGATGTTTAACACGATCTTCATCAGAAAGTAATAAATTAGATTTGGCAAATTCTTTAAAATCTGCTTTTGAATTATCTGGTTTTGATGTAGATTTATCTGGTGAATATCCTGGATGGCAACCGAATGTTAATTCGGCAATTTTAGACGTAGTTTCTAATTTATATGAAACTTTACATGGAGAAAAAGCAGATGTAGCAGCTTGTCATGCTGGTTTAGAATGTGGTATTTTAGGTCAGAATTACCCAGAAATGGATATGGTTTCTTTTGGACCAACTATTAGAGGAGCACACTCTCCTGACGAAAAAGCATCTATTTCATCAACACAAAAATTTTGGAAATTTTTAATTGAAATTTTAAAGAACATTCCACAGAAATAG
- a CDS encoding ParA family protein, which yields MGKIIAIANQKGGVGKTTTSINLAASLGVLEKNVLLIDADPQANASSGLGIDVETVEYGTYQVLEHSIDAKDAIVKTESPNVDIIPAHIDLVAIEIELVDKEDREYMLKKALVDLKDDYDYILIDCAPSLGLITLNSLVAADSVIIPIQCEYFALEGLGKLLNTIKSVQNIHNSDLDIEGLLLTMFDSRLRLSNQVVDEVRKHFSSMVFDTIIRRNTRLGEAPSYGESIIAYDATSKGAVNYLNLAQELLKKNS from the coding sequence ATGGGTAAAATAATTGCTATTGCAAATCAAAAAGGTGGTGTTGGTAAAACAACTACAAGCATAAATTTAGCTGCTTCTTTAGGTGTTTTAGAGAAAAACGTTTTGTTGATTGATGCAGATCCGCAAGCAAATGCTTCGTCTGGTTTAGGTATTGATGTTGAAACTGTAGAATATGGAACCTATCAAGTTTTAGAACATTCTATTGATGCAAAAGACGCAATTGTTAAAACCGAGTCTCCAAATGTAGATATTATTCCTGCACATATAGATTTAGTAGCTATTGAAATAGAATTGGTAGATAAGGAAGATAGAGAGTATATGTTAAAAAAAGCGTTAGTCGATCTTAAAGACGATTACGATTATATTTTAATAGATTGTGCTCCTTCATTAGGTTTAATTACGTTAAACTCTTTAGTAGCTGCAGATTCTGTAATAATCCCTATTCAGTGTGAATATTTTGCACTAGAAGGGTTAGGGAAATTATTAAATACCATTAAAAGTGTACAGAATATTCATAATTCAGATTTAGATATAGAAGGTTTACTTTTAACCATGTTCGATTCTCGCTTACGCCTTTCTAATCAAGTAGTTGACGAAGTTAGAAAGCATTTTTCTAGTATGGTTTTTGATACTATAATTAGAAGAAATACCCGTTTAGGAGAAGCACCAAGTTACGGAGAAAGTATTATTGCATACGATGCAACCAGTAAAGGTGCCGTAAATTACTTAAATTTGGCACAAGAATTATTAAAAAAGAATTCGTAA
- a CDS encoding ParB/RepB/Spo0J family partition protein has translation MAKATKKQALGRGLSALLQESSNVISASDKNADKLVGSIIEIELDLIDVNPFQPRTYFDEEALRELASSIKELGVIQPITVRKLEGNKFQLVSGERRFRASKLIGNKTVPAYIRLANDQEMLEMALVENIQRKNLDPIEVALSYQRLIDEIQLTQEELSTRVGKKRSTVTNYLRLLKLDPILQTGMRDGFISMGHGRAMINVENTEDQLAIYEKILRDKLSVRQTEDLVKSLKSGTIAKPKKKPVPSFIKSSVKDISEYFGHKIDVTVGNNGKGKISIPFHSEEDFNRIKNLLK, from the coding sequence ATGGCAAAAGCAACCAAAAAACAAGCTTTAGGACGAGGATTATCTGCTTTATTGCAAGAATCTTCTAATGTAATTTCTGCATCAGATAAAAATGCAGACAAACTTGTTGGAAGTATTATTGAAATAGAATTAGATTTAATTGATGTAAATCCTTTTCAACCTAGAACTTATTTTGACGAAGAAGCATTAAGAGAACTAGCTAGCTCTATAAAAGAATTAGGTGTAATTCAGCCAATTACAGTTAGAAAATTAGAAGGAAATAAATTTCAATTAGTATCTGGTGAGCGTCGTTTTAGAGCATCAAAATTAATTGGAAATAAAACAGTACCGGCATATATAAGACTTGCCAACGACCAAGAAATGCTAGAAATGGCATTGGTAGAAAACATTCAACGTAAAAATTTAGACCCAATAGAAGTTGCTTTATCTTACCAACGTTTAATAGATGAAATTCAATTAACGCAAGAAGAATTAAGTACTAGAGTTGGTAAAAAACGTTCTACAGTGACCAATTACTTACGTTTGTTAAAATTAGATCCAATTTTACAAACAGGTATGCGAGACGGATTTATTTCTATGGGACATGGTCGTGCTATGATTAATGTAGAAAACACAGAAGATCAATTAGCTATTTACGAGAAAATTTTAAGAGATAAATTATCTGTAAGACAAACAGAAGATTTAGTAAAAAGCTTAAAATCTGGTACCATTGCAAAACCAAAGAAAAAACCAGTACCAAGTTTCATTAAAAGTAGTGTTAAAGATATTAGTGAATACTTTGGTCATAAAATAGACGTTACTGTTGGTAACAATGGTAAAGGAAAAATTTCGATTCCTTTTCATTCTGAAGAAGATTTTAATCGAATAAAAAACTTATTAAAATAA
- a CDS encoding DUF5683 domain-containing protein, translated as MFIKNTIFVLFLAFFSASIFGQKDSVNVKDLKIKGDLKIEKGGVYDPLAPSKAAFYSAIFPGMGQIYNKKYWKAPIVWGAMGTSIYYYLDNNKEYHRYRTAYKLRKNNLVDEFTVDGVEILSLETLERAQEQLSENRDMSLLTTVILYVLQIVEASVNAHLLQFNTDDDLSFKPTFINDPTYFEAPKVGLTIKYNF; from the coding sequence GTGTTTATTAAAAATACCATATTTGTTTTATTCCTTGCATTTTTTTCTGCATCCATTTTTGGGCAGAAAGATTCTGTAAACGTGAAAGATTTAAAAATAAAAGGAGATCTTAAAATTGAAAAAGGCGGTGTTTACGATCCTTTAGCTCCTTCTAAAGCAGCATTTTATTCTGCTATATTTCCTGGAATGGGACAAATTTACAATAAGAAATATTGGAAAGCTCCCATTGTTTGGGGTGCTATGGGTACAAGTATTTACTATTATCTAGACAATAATAAAGAATACCATAGATACAGAACTGCCTACAAACTTAGAAAGAATAATTTAGTAGACGAATTTACGGTAGATGGTGTGGAGATTCTTTCTCTAGAAACACTAGAAAGAGCACAAGAACAGTTAAGCGAAAATAGAGATATGTCTTTATTAACCACTGTTATTTTGTACGTTTTACAAATTGTAGAAGCAAGTGTAAATGCACATTTATTACAATTTAATACCGATGATGATTTATCATTTAAACCTACTTTTATTAACGATCCTACTTATTTTGAAGCACCAAAAGTAGGTTTAACAATTAAATATAATTTTTAA